From a single Osmerus mordax isolate fOsmMor3 chromosome 14, fOsmMor3.pri, whole genome shotgun sequence genomic region:
- the ptges gene encoding prostaglandin E synthase isoform X1 encodes MLLNTVFSCFVFYSVLLVLKMYIIAIITGQMRLRKKAFANPEDSLRHGGLDHFRKDPDVERCRRAHRNDMENILPFLFLGAVYSLISPSLSVARCHFLVFFVSRLVHSMAYLCALPAPTRSLAYVVAQVPCVSMAVQVLMVVASYA; translated from the exons ATGTTGCTGAACACTGTGTTCTCATGCTTCGTCTTTTACAGTGTTCTCCTTGTATTGAAGATGTACATCATTGCCATCATAACTGGACAAATGAGGCTGCGCAAAAAG GCATTCGCGAACCCGGAGGACTCACTGAGGCACGGAGGCTTAGATCACTTCAGAAAGGACCCTGACGTAGAGCGGTGCAGAAG gGCTCACCGTAACGACATGGAGAACATCCTCCCTTTCCTGTTCCTGGGTGCTGTCTACTCTCTAATTAGCCCATCTCTGTCTGTGGCGCGCTGTCACTTCCTAGTTTTCTTTGTAAGTCGTCTTGTTCACAGTATGGCATACCTGTGCGCCCTGCCAGCGCCCACACGCTCCTTGGCCTATGTTGTTGCCCAGGTGCCTTGCGTGTCAATGGCAGTGCAGGTCCTCATGGTGGTGGCCTCATACGCATGA
- the ptges gene encoding prostaglandin E synthase isoform X2, with product MLLNTVFSCFVFYSVLLVLKMYIIAIITGQMRLRKKAFANPEDSLRHGGLDHFRKDPDVERCRRAHRNDMENILPFLFLGAVYSLISPSLSVARCHFLVFFVRTCPYFKDM from the exons ATGTTGCTGAACACTGTGTTCTCATGCTTCGTCTTTTACAGTGTTCTCCTTGTATTGAAGATGTACATCATTGCCATCATAACTGGACAAATGAGGCTGCGCAAAAAG GCATTCGCGAACCCGGAGGACTCACTGAGGCACGGAGGCTTAGATCACTTCAGAAAGGACCCTGACGTAGAGCGGTGCAGAAG gGCTCACCGTAACGACATGGAGAACATCCTCCCTTTCCTGTTCCTGGGTGCTGTCTACTCTCTAATTAGCCCATCTCTGTCTGTGGCGCGCTGTCACTTCCTAGTTTTCTTT GTCAGGACTTGCCCTTATTTCAAGGACatgtga